A section of the Vibrio vulnificus CMCP6 genome encodes:
- the frsA gene encoding esterase FrsA, giving the protein MSEEVSKNLSETLFVKHKQAKETSALTQYMPTSQSLLDEIKEKNGFSWYRNLRRLQWVWQGVDPIEQEQVLARIASSKHSRTDEQWLDTVMGYHSGNWAYEWTRLGMEHQKRAGEMTNEAASEALFSASLCYSIAGYPHLKSDNLAIQAQVLANSAYLEAAKKSKYIIKQLEIPFEKGKITAHLHLTNTDKPHPVVIVSAGLDSLQTDMWRLFRDHLAKHDIAMLTVDMPSVGYSSKYPLTEDYSRLHQAVLNELFSIPYVDHHRVGLIGFRFGGNAMVRLSFLEQEKIKACVILGAPIHDIFASPQKLQQMPKMYLDVLASRLGKSVVDIYSLSGQMAAWSLKVQGFLSSRKTKVPILAMSLEGDPVSPYSDNQMVAFFSTYGKAKKISSKTITQGYEQSLDLAIKWLEDELLR; this is encoded by the coding sequence ATGTCAGAAGAAGTCAGCAAAAACCTGTCAGAAACGCTATTTGTCAAACATAAGCAAGCCAAAGAAACCTCGGCATTGACTCAATACATGCCGACCAGCCAATCCTTACTTGATGAAATTAAAGAGAAGAATGGTTTTTCTTGGTATCGCAACCTTCGTCGCTTGCAATGGGTGTGGCAAGGTGTCGATCCTATTGAGCAAGAACAAGTATTGGCTCGTATTGCCTCTTCCAAACATTCACGCACTGATGAGCAATGGCTCGATACGGTGATGGGATATCACAGTGGTAACTGGGCTTATGAATGGACGAGGCTCGGTATGGAGCATCAAAAGCGTGCCGGTGAGATGACGAATGAAGCAGCATCGGAAGCGCTCTTCTCCGCATCCTTGTGTTACAGCATCGCAGGTTACCCACACCTCAAGAGCGATAATTTGGCCATTCAAGCACAAGTTTTGGCCAACAGCGCTTATCTTGAAGCCGCGAAAAAAAGCAAATACATCATTAAGCAGCTCGAGATCCCATTTGAGAAAGGGAAGATCACCGCGCACTTGCATCTGACCAATACGGATAAACCGCATCCTGTGGTTATTGTGAGTGCGGGATTAGACAGTCTGCAAACCGACATGTGGCGTCTATTTCGAGATCACCTTGCCAAGCACGATATTGCCATGTTGACAGTAGACATGCCATCGGTGGGGTACAGCTCAAAATACCCATTAACGGAGGATTACAGTCGCCTTCACCAAGCGGTGTTGAACGAGCTTTTCTCTATTCCTTATGTCGATCATCATCGAGTGGGTTTGATCGGCTTTCGTTTTGGCGGTAACGCCATGGTGAGGCTCTCGTTCCTTGAGCAAGAAAAGATCAAAGCGTGCGTTATCTTAGGCGCACCTATTCATGATATTTTTGCCTCCCCACAGAAATTGCAGCAAATGCCGAAGATGTATCTCGATGTCTTAGCCTCGCGTTTAGGTAAGAGTGTGGTAGATATTTACAGCTTATCGGGGCAAATGGCCGCGTGGTCACTGAAAGTACAAGGCTTTTTGAGCAGTCGTAAAACCAAGGTGCCTATCTTGGCGATGAGCTTAGAAGGGGATCCGGTCTCGCCATATTCGGATAATCAGATGGTTGCTTTTTTTAGCACTTATGGAAAAGCGAAGAAAATCAGTTCCAAAACAATTACACAAGGATATGAGCAATCCCTCGATTTAGCGATAAAGTGGCTGGAAGATGAACTCTTAAGGTGA
- a CDS encoding NCS2 family permease, with amino-acid sequence MLERLFKLSEHGTNVRTEIIAGITTFLTMAYIIFVNPAILADAGMDRGAVFVATCLAAAIGCFIMGLLANYPIAQAPGMGLNAFFTYAVVLGMGYTWQVALAAVFVSGVLFILLSIFKIREWIINSIPLSLRTGISAGIGLFLAFIALKNAGIVVDNPATFVSLGDITSLAPALAAFGFFLTIALVHRGVKGAVMIAILAVTALGLVFGDVQWAGVMSTPPSIAPTFMQLDFSAVFEVGMISVVFAFLFVDLFDTAGTLVGVATKANLIEKDGKLPRLNKALLADSTATSVGALLGTSNTTSYIESVSGVAAGGRTGLTAVVVGVLFLLALFFSPLAGMIPAYATAGALFYVAILMLSGLVSIDWRDLTEAAPVVVTCLLMPLTFSIAEGISLGFIAYAAIKLFSGKGRDVSLSVWIMSAIFIIKYLVA; translated from the coding sequence ATGCTCGAAAGGCTATTTAAACTCAGCGAACATGGCACAAATGTGCGCACTGAGATCATTGCAGGTATTACTACCTTCTTGACGATGGCTTACATCATTTTTGTTAACCCAGCGATTCTAGCTGATGCGGGAATGGACCGTGGTGCCGTGTTTGTTGCTACCTGTCTTGCCGCAGCAATTGGCTGTTTCATTATGGGTCTACTTGCCAACTACCCAATCGCACAGGCGCCAGGTATGGGCTTAAATGCCTTCTTTACCTACGCGGTTGTTCTGGGAATGGGATACACCTGGCAAGTCGCATTGGCGGCCGTATTTGTGTCGGGTGTGCTTTTTATCCTGTTGAGCATCTTCAAAATTCGTGAGTGGATCATCAACTCGATTCCGCTCTCTTTGAGAACGGGGATCTCAGCGGGTATCGGCTTGTTCCTTGCGTTCATTGCTCTGAAAAATGCAGGCATTGTTGTTGATAATCCTGCGACGTTTGTTTCTCTTGGCGATATCACTTCTCTCGCACCAGCTCTGGCGGCTTTTGGTTTCTTTTTGACTATTGCACTGGTTCACCGTGGTGTGAAAGGGGCAGTAATGATTGCGATCTTAGCTGTGACGGCACTTGGTTTGGTGTTTGGTGATGTCCAATGGGCGGGTGTGATGTCAACCCCACCAAGTATTGCGCCTACGTTCATGCAACTGGACTTCTCTGCGGTATTTGAAGTAGGCATGATTTCAGTGGTGTTTGCTTTCTTGTTCGTTGACTTGTTCGACACAGCGGGCACGCTCGTGGGTGTTGCAACCAAAGCGAACCTGATTGAGAAAGATGGCAAACTGCCACGTTTGAACAAAGCACTGCTGGCTGACTCAACAGCGACTTCTGTAGGTGCGCTACTAGGGACATCAAACACAACGTCTTACATCGAAAGTGTCTCTGGTGTGGCGGCTGGTGGCCGTACAGGTTTAACGGCGGTTGTCGTGGGTGTGCTATTCCTATTGGCACTGTTCTTCTCACCACTGGCAGGCATGATTCCCGCGTACGCAACAGCGGGTGCCCTGTTCTACGTGGCAATTTTGATGCTTTCTGGATTGGTCAGCATTGATTGGCGCGACTTAACCGAGGCGGCTCCTGTTGTTGTGACATGCTTGCTGATGCCACTGACTTTCTCGATTGCAGAAGGGATTTCTTTAGGTTTCATCGCGTACGCTGCCATTAAATTGTTCAGCGGAAAAGGGCGTGATGTTTCACTCAGCGTCTGGATTATGTCGGCTATTTTTATCATCAAGTATCTGGTGGCTTAA
- a CDS encoding aminoacyl-histidine dipeptidase: MSEFHSEISTLSPAPLWQFFDKICSIPHPSKHEEALAQYIVNWATEQGLDVRRDPTGNVFIKKPATPGMENKKGVVLQAHIDMVPQKNEDTQHDFATDPIRPYIDGEWVTAEGTTLGADNGIGMASCLAVLASTEIKHGPIEVLLTIDEEAGMTGAFGLEAGWLEGDILLNTDSEQEGEVYMGCAGGIDGAMTFDIQREAVPAGFITRQLTLKGLKGGHSGCDIHTGRGNANKLMARFLAGHAQELDLRLVEFRGGSLRNAIPREAFVKVALPAEKQDKLAQLFDYYTELLKTELGKVETNIVTFNQAVDVEAGVLTNADQQRFVAALNACPNGVIRMSDEIEGVVETSLNVGVITTEENKITVLCLIRSLIDSGRSQVESMLTSVAELAGAHIVFSGAYPGWKPDADSEIMAIFRDMYEGIYGHKPNIMVIHAGLECGLFKKPYPDMDMVSFGPTIKFPHSPDEKVKIDTVQLYWDQMVALLEAIPEKA, from the coding sequence GTGTCTGAGTTCCATTCTGAAATCAGTACCTTATCACCTGCTCCACTTTGGCAGTTTTTTGATAAGATTTGTTCTATCCCACACCCATCAAAGCATGAAGAAGCCCTTGCTCAGTACATCGTCAACTGGGCGACGGAGCAAGGTCTAGACGTCCGTCGCGATCCAACCGGCAATGTGTTTATTAAAAAGCCTGCGACACCAGGCATGGAAAACAAAAAGGGTGTTGTTCTTCAAGCGCACATCGACATGGTGCCTCAGAAAAACGAAGACACTCAACACGACTTCGCCACCGATCCTATTCGTCCATACATTGACGGTGAGTGGGTGACCGCAGAAGGTACGACGCTCGGTGCGGATAATGGAATTGGCATGGCTTCCTGCCTTGCGGTGTTGGCCTCAACAGAGATCAAGCATGGTCCAATTGAAGTACTGCTAACCATTGATGAAGAAGCGGGCATGACGGGTGCTTTTGGTTTGGAAGCGGGTTGGCTAGAAGGCGACATTCTTCTTAATACCGATTCTGAACAAGAAGGTGAAGTCTACATGGGCTGCGCAGGCGGTATCGACGGCGCGATGACGTTTGATATTCAACGCGAAGCGGTTCCTGCGGGCTTTATTACTCGTCAGTTAACGCTAAAAGGCTTAAAAGGCGGTCACTCAGGTTGTGACATCCACACTGGCCGCGGTAACGCAAACAAACTGATGGCACGTTTCCTTGCTGGCCATGCACAAGAATTGGATCTGCGTTTAGTAGAGTTCCGCGGTGGTAGCCTGCGTAATGCGATTCCTCGTGAAGCATTCGTCAAAGTGGCGCTGCCTGCAGAAAAACAAGATAAGCTTGCTCAACTGTTTGACTACTACACTGAACTTCTAAAAACCGAGCTCGGTAAAGTGGAAACCAACATTGTCACGTTTAACCAAGCGGTTGATGTGGAAGCTGGTGTATTGACGAATGCTGATCAACAACGCTTTGTCGCTGCATTAAATGCTTGTCCAAACGGTGTCATTCGCATGAGCGATGAGATTGAAGGTGTGGTTGAAACGTCGCTTAACGTGGGTGTAATCACCACTGAAGAGAACAAAATCACCGTATTGTGCTTGATCCGTTCACTGATCGACTCAGGTCGCAGCCAAGTGGAAAGCATGCTGACATCAGTAGCGGAACTGGCAGGTGCACACATCGTGTTCTCTGGCGCTTACCCAGGTTGGAAACCGGATGCTGATTCTGAAATCATGGCGATCTTCCGTGATATGTACGAAGGCATTTACGGTCACAAACCGAACATCATGGTCATTCACGCGGGCCTAGAATGCGGCCTATTCAAGAAACCTTACCCTGACATGGACATGGTGTCATTTGGCCCAACGATTAAATTCCCGCACTCTCCAGATGAAAAAGTGAAGATTGACACGGTACAACTCTACTGGGATCAAATGGTGGCGTTACTGGAAGCGATTCCTGAAAAGGCGTAA
- the tet(34) gene encoding oxytetracycline resistance phosphoribosyltransferase domain-containing protein Tet(34) yields MSNKFVITWDAMQTYCRQLAEKQMPADQWKGIWAVSRGGLVPGAILARELGIRYVDTICISSYDHDHQRDMTVLKAPEGDGEGYLIVEDLVDSGDTARKLREMYPKAKLIAVCAKPSGKELLDDYVVDIAQDTWIEQPWDMALAYAEPVNRKQK; encoded by the coding sequence ATGAGCAACAAATTCGTTATTACCTGGGACGCCATGCAAACTTACTGCCGTCAACTTGCTGAAAAACAGATGCCAGCAGACCAATGGAAAGGCATTTGGGCAGTGAGCCGTGGTGGTTTGGTTCCTGGGGCTATTCTGGCTCGTGAGCTAGGTATTCGCTATGTCGACACCATCTGTATTTCCAGCTATGACCACGATCATCAACGTGATATGACTGTACTGAAAGCACCGGAAGGTGACGGCGAAGGCTACCTAATCGTTGAAGATCTAGTTGATAGCGGTGACACCGCGCGTAAACTGCGTGAAATGTACCCTAAAGCGAAACTGATTGCGGTTTGTGCAAAACCTTCTGGTAAAGAGTTGTTGGATGATTATGTCGTCGACATCGCTCAAGATACTTGGATTGAGCAGCCATGGGATATGGCATTGGCTTACGCTGAACCAGTAAACCGAAAGCAGAAGTAA